A portion of the uncultured Bacteroides sp. genome contains these proteins:
- a CDS encoding IS1634 family transposase, with product MFVCRKANKRGTISVQAIDKSGGQYKVVKSFGVGRTEVEIARLEELARQFVREKAGLARGLFEDEDELRLETFIPCLANAQLRIIGPELIFSTLYDRIGYSRIESEIFRHLVITRLFNPGSKLKTIDYLYRYQGVSYNISKIYRFLDNLCYRKEQQDAKNKSGGQDIKTLVEHISFEHTKALLGGSISVVFYDMTKLYFESSDEDDLRKTGFSKDGKHQCPQIFLGLLVRFGGNPIGYEIFEGNTYEGNTFIPLIKRMQDKYELGKPIIVADSDLLSKQNIQAFLDDGYEFILGARPKNESDGVRKQILEMDLVHGDVKIINKKDNIRLIISKSQSRAKKDEFNRKRGLGRLQKRVNDGKLTKSNINNKGYNKYLKMEGEVKISIDMDKYNADAAWDGIKGYVTNTKLGKNEVIVCYRNLWFIERAFRMNKTDLEVRPIYHRLHNRIEGHICICFTAYTIMLELERILKKTNPLLHYYEHKNLHSICTN from the coding sequence ATGTTTGTTTGTAGAAAGGCCAATAAGCGGGGCACGATAAGTGTTCAAGCCATCGACAAGAGTGGTGGACAGTACAAGGTTGTCAAAAGTTTCGGGGTAGGTCGCACAGAAGTGGAGATAGCCCGCCTGGAAGAATTGGCACGCCAGTTCGTCAGGGAAAAAGCCGGTTTAGCCCGTGGGCTCTTTGAAGATGAAGATGAGCTCAGACTGGAGACATTTATCCCCTGCTTAGCGAACGCACAATTGAGAATCATTGGCCCCGAGCTGATATTCAGCACACTTTACGACCGGATTGGTTATAGTCGGATCGAAAGTGAAATATTTCGCCATCTGGTAATTACCCGGTTGTTTAATCCGGGTAGCAAACTCAAGACCATCGACTATCTTTATCGCTACCAAGGTGTGAGTTACAATATCTCTAAAATTTATCGATTTCTGGATAATCTCTGTTACCGTAAGGAACAGCAGGATGCAAAAAATAAGAGTGGCGGCCAAGATATAAAAACCTTAGTGGAGCATATTTCTTTCGAGCATACCAAAGCACTTCTTGGGGGTTCTATCAGTGTAGTGTTTTATGATATGACCAAGCTTTACTTTGAATCAAGTGATGAGGATGATTTGCGCAAGACAGGATTTTCAAAGGACGGAAAGCATCAGTGTCCTCAGATCTTTTTGGGATTACTTGTCCGTTTTGGAGGCAATCCGATTGGTTACGAGATATTCGAGGGAAACACGTATGAAGGCAACACGTTTATACCTTTGATAAAAAGAATGCAAGACAAGTATGAGTTAGGCAAACCTATTATTGTTGCTGACTCCGACCTATTGTCCAAACAAAATATACAGGCATTCTTGGATGATGGTTATGAGTTTATTCTGGGGGCACGTCCGAAAAATGAATCGGATGGGGTCAGGAAGCAAATACTTGAGATGGACTTAGTCCATGGTGATGTAAAGATCATAAATAAGAAAGACAATATCCGTCTTATCATTTCCAAAAGTCAAAGCAGAGCCAAGAAAGACGAGTTTAACCGCAAACGTGGACTTGGCAGGCTACAGAAACGTGTGAATGATGGTAAATTGACTAAATCGAACATCAACAACAAAGGGTATAACAAGTACCTGAAGATGGAGGGTGAAGTGAAGATATCCATCGACATGGACAAATACAACGCAGATGCAGCTTGGGATGGCATCAAGGGGTATGTCACTAACACCAAACTCGGCAAGAATGAAGTCATAGTCTGCTATAGAAATTTGTGGTTTATAGAACGTGCGTTTCGAATGAATAAAACTGATTTGGAGGTGCGGCCCATTTATCATAGACTTCACAACCGAATAGAAGGACATATTTGTATCTGTTTTACCGCATATACGATCATGCTGGAACTCGAACGGATTCTAAAAAAAACAAATCCGCTATTACACTATTACGAGCACAAGAACTTACATTCAATATGTACCAATTGA
- a CDS encoding glycoside hydrolase family 43 protein produces MICAQKSKLPTFRNTGNPLVKDKFTADPAPLVHDGTLYLYVGHDEYYEGQDTAGGGKEFNITEWLCYSTKDMQTWTDHGSVLKPTDFKWGVGESWAAQVVEKDGKFYYYVTALAGEPYNSRVVGVAVSDSPTGPFTDPLGKPLVSDDMTDNGPRGWWNDIDPTALIDDNGQAWLCWGNGTCFLAKLKPNMIELDGKIQVINMPRYVEGPWLSKRNGTYYLTYASFGKGKENIAYATAPSMEGPWTPQGELTGTAENSFTIHPGIAEFKGKWYLFYHNATLTLDGHKGAIGRRSVCVDELRYNSDGTMQRVEQTQQGVSTPR; encoded by the coding sequence ATGATTTGCGCCCAGAAATCAAAGCTTCCGACATTCAGGAACACCGGGAACCCACTCGTTAAAGACAAGTTCACCGCCGACCCCGCCCCTTTGGTACACGACGGTACACTCTATCTCTACGTAGGACATGACGAATACTATGAGGGGCAAGACACCGCCGGAGGAGGGAAAGAGTTCAACATCACAGAATGGCTGTGTTATTCCACCAAAGATATGCAGACATGGACAGACCACGGCTCGGTATTGAAACCGACGGACTTCAAATGGGGCGTGGGTGAATCATGGGCCGCCCAAGTAGTGGAAAAGGACGGCAAATTTTACTACTATGTCACGGCTCTTGCAGGCGAACCTTACAACAGCCGAGTAGTGGGCGTAGCAGTTAGCGACAGCCCCACCGGACCGTTTACAGATCCGCTTGGTAAGCCTCTGGTATCGGACGACATGACCGACAACGGTCCACGCGGATGGTGGAACGACATCGACCCCACTGCCTTAATTGACGACAACGGTCAGGCATGGTTGTGCTGGGGAAACGGGACATGTTTCCTCGCCAAGTTGAAACCCAACATGATAGAGTTGGATGGCAAGATACAGGTGATCAATATGCCGCGCTACGTGGAAGGTCCGTGGTTGTCCAAGCGTAACGGTACCTATTATCTGACCTATGCCTCGTTCGGAAAAGGCAAAGAGAACATCGCTTACGCCACAGCCCCCTCCATGGAAGGTCCGTGGACACCGCAGGGCGAACTGACGGGCACGGCCGAGAACAGTTTCACTATTCATCCGGGCATCGCCGAGTTTAAAGGGAAATGGTATTTGTTCTATCACAACGCCACGCTGACCCTTGATGGTCACAAAGGAGCCATCGGTCGCCGCAGTGTCTGCGTGGATGAACTTCGCTACAACTCTGATGGAACCATGCAACGTGTAGAACAAACGCAACAAGGTGTATCAACACCCCGATAA
- a CDS encoding ATP-binding protein → MKSCFLFFTFLLLPFAGYCVGDLNFYNINDIYGIANRETTSICKDANGFIWIASKTGIMRLTDSDCRVYQLPYESMAVVSVEVVWQEKRLLAFTNQGEIFWYNPRQDSFERFFNFSRQMNAANLWLFDLEVDPDGGLWIASSLGLYHYKNNRCTLIAQTAGGAYHTTRYDARHLIAAGPGGIFLVDTKQHHVECWSGKMNIKPSSLLLDRTMNRLWIGTYSSGLYYFDCTARKLHAATVPDFPQQCIKDIELVRDSTLWCGIDGRGVWVLSHDGSRKISTHKENVDNQFSICGNGVYDIYYEAPGRIWVCSVTGGTSVADLSSPTVVQLRHSVNNPNSLLNNHIHALIEDSHGQLWAGTNSGLSCWNPRTDKWVNYFEERDGETYIVLSLCEDVDGNIWAGTYAHGVYVIDSKSLRIIAHHTRPTGILAKAGFVFDILKDSEGDMWLAGISGEIMKYDHRTQKFEIYPKEPVYAMAEWGDRTIVLACNYGLLMLNKDTKQLTTLLTDNMIQDIAVVQDKIWAGSSGGGLFSYNIRTHTIKKYDTRHGLISNYVNSLLYADGYLWLGTESGLCRFNTIDKTITTYPSPMNISTVSYSSDACFRLHNGMFAWGTSDGVIMQDPKYLYQHKSTSHIYIQDILLSGRSIRQYPDLLPEIPLDSVSEITLHHQQNNVTLNILPLGDDSRTARFSWKMEGVDDDWNTLTNQRFINYTNLNPGTYQLVIRLYNHELIAERSLTIHVTPSFWDTWWFRLACILFAGCLVYFLFQFYINRLNQRHAEDKLRFFTNIAHDLRTALTLIKAPIEELNQVNSLSKHDKQYLHLAAEHTRRLTSVATQLLDFQKVDMGKEPFHPVMTDAVALAGCRVSMFESMAATKHIQINYHYDMDTYLTAIDIDVMERVIDNLLSNAVKYSHEHSTVEVRFQGNENEWRLSVTDYGIGISHKAQGNLFHDFYRSENAINAKIAGSGIGLSMAKTLVELHGGKISVESEEEKGSTFEIVVPLRKNEIRKDTENPIDDPSQDDSSDSYATGDMRILIVEDNDDLRHFMIRPLGKCFQVATAADGVEAWEYIRQEIPDLIVSDIMMPRMDGFELCRLVKSTFETSHIPIILLTALSEKTAELRALGLGADDYVTKPFNMKILTQRITSIIRNRRVISAKFIATGSVIDVNNETEKPTNILNDAFVKQALEVVVRHLDDADFGKDNFAKEMGVSTSLLFKKMKALTGMSVVDFIRDIRMEHAMKLIKENRYNIGEIACQCGFSTIGYFSTSFKKHFGKSPTSFMS, encoded by the coding sequence ATGAAGTCATGTTTTCTGTTCTTCACCTTTCTACTTCTGCCGTTCGCGGGCTATTGCGTCGGCGACTTAAACTTCTATAACATCAATGATATCTATGGAATCGCCAACCGCGAGACAACCTCAATATGCAAGGATGCTAACGGGTTCATCTGGATTGCCTCCAAGACAGGCATCATGAGGTTGACGGACAGTGACTGCCGAGTGTATCAGCTGCCTTACGAATCAATGGCCGTGGTCTCCGTCGAAGTAGTCTGGCAGGAAAAACGCTTGCTGGCTTTCACCAACCAGGGCGAGATATTCTGGTACAACCCAAGACAGGACAGCTTCGAACGCTTCTTCAACTTCTCCCGACAGATGAACGCCGCCAACCTTTGGCTCTTCGACCTGGAGGTGGATCCCGACGGAGGCTTGTGGATAGCCTCCTCTCTAGGACTGTATCATTACAAGAATAATCGTTGCACCCTCATAGCTCAAACCGCGGGTGGCGCCTACCATACGACCCGCTACGATGCCCGCCACCTGATTGCCGCCGGTCCCGGAGGAATTTTCTTAGTTGATACGAAACAGCACCATGTGGAGTGCTGGAGTGGAAAAATGAACATAAAACCGTCATCACTCCTGCTAGACCGGACAATGAACCGACTGTGGATAGGCACATATTCCAGTGGGCTTTACTACTTTGACTGCACCGCACGGAAGCTTCATGCAGCCACTGTGCCGGACTTCCCGCAGCAATGCATCAAGGACATCGAGCTAGTGCGCGATTCCACCCTTTGGTGCGGCATCGACGGGCGCGGCGTGTGGGTACTCTCGCATGACGGCAGCCGAAAGATTTCAACACACAAGGAGAATGTGGACAATCAGTTCTCTATATGCGGAAATGGCGTATACGACATTTATTATGAGGCCCCAGGACGAATCTGGGTATGCTCGGTCACCGGCGGCACATCGGTGGCAGACCTCTCATCACCCACGGTAGTTCAGCTGCGCCATAGCGTCAACAACCCCAACTCCCTGCTCAACAACCACATCCACGCCCTGATTGAAGATAGCCATGGGCAACTTTGGGCAGGAACCAACAGTGGGCTGAGCTGTTGGAATCCACGCACCGACAAGTGGGTCAATTATTTCGAGGAAAGGGATGGGGAAACCTACATCGTCCTGTCACTCTGCGAGGATGTTGACGGAAACATCTGGGCGGGTACTTATGCGCACGGCGTATACGTCATCGACAGCAAAAGCTTACGAATCATCGCCCACCACACGCGACCGACGGGCATCCTTGCCAAGGCAGGCTTCGTTTTCGACATTCTGAAAGACAGTGAGGGTGACATGTGGCTTGCGGGAATAAGCGGAGAAATCATGAAGTATGACCACCGTACCCAGAAGTTCGAAATCTACCCGAAGGAACCGGTATATGCCATGGCCGAATGGGGCGACCGCACGATAGTGCTGGCCTGCAACTACGGATTGCTCATGCTCAACAAAGACACAAAGCAGCTGACCACACTGCTGACCGACAACATGATACAGGACATCGCCGTGGTGCAGGACAAGATATGGGCGGGCAGCAGCGGTGGAGGTCTGTTCAGCTACAACATCCGCACACATACCATAAAGAAATACGATACGCGCCACGGTCTCATATCCAACTATGTGAACAGCCTCCTCTATGCCGACGGATATCTCTGGTTAGGAACGGAGAGTGGTCTTTGTCGCTTCAACACCATTGACAAAACAATTACTACCTACCCTTCTCCGATGAACATATCTACCGTTTCTTATAGTTCGGACGCCTGCTTCCGCCTGCACAACGGTATGTTCGCGTGGGGGACGTCCGACGGCGTAATCATGCAAGACCCAAAGTACCTATACCAACATAAATCGACAAGCCACATTTATATACAGGATATACTCCTCTCGGGTCGCTCCATTCGCCAGTATCCCGACCTCTTGCCCGAAATTCCGTTGGACAGCGTCAGCGAGATCACGCTCCACCATCAGCAGAACAATGTGACGCTCAACATCTTGCCCCTAGGAGATGATTCGCGCACGGCACGCTTCTCTTGGAAGATGGAAGGAGTCGACGATGACTGGAACACTCTGACCAACCAGAGGTTCATTAATTATACTAATCTTAATCCGGGCACCTACCAGCTAGTTATCCGGCTATACAATCACGAACTCATTGCTGAACGCTCGCTGACCATCCACGTCACTCCGTCCTTTTGGGATACATGGTGGTTCAGGCTGGCTTGCATCCTGTTCGCCGGCTGCTTGGTATACTTCCTGTTCCAGTTCTATATCAACCGCCTCAACCAGCGGCATGCCGAAGACAAGCTGCGCTTCTTTACCAATATCGCACACGATTTGCGTACCGCGCTCACACTCATCAAGGCCCCCATTGAAGAATTAAACCAAGTTAACAGCCTCTCCAAACACGACAAACAGTATCTCCATCTGGCAGCAGAGCATACGCGACGATTAACATCGGTAGCCACTCAACTGCTCGACTTCCAGAAAGTGGATATGGGCAAAGAACCGTTTCATCCGGTCATGACTGATGCCGTGGCTCTTGCGGGCTGTCGCGTTAGCATGTTCGAGTCTATGGCGGCAACGAAGCACATACAGATCAATTATCATTATGATATGGACACCTACCTCACGGCTATAGATATCGATGTAATGGAGCGGGTGATAGACAATCTGCTCTCCAATGCTGTCAAGTATTCGCACGAACACTCTACCGTAGAAGTACGTTTTCAGGGCAACGAAAACGAGTGGCGACTGAGTGTTACAGATTACGGCATTGGCATCAGCCATAAAGCGCAAGGCAATCTGTTCCACGATTTCTACCGTAGCGAAAATGCCATCAACGCAAAAATTGCTGGTTCCGGTATCGGACTATCCATGGCAAAAACACTGGTAGAACTGCACGGTGGTAAAATCAGTGTGGAAAGTGAAGAAGAGAAAGGCTCAACATTCGAAATCGTCGTACCCCTCCGCAAGAACGAGATACGGAAGGATACCGAAAATCCTATAGATGACCCGTCACAGGACGATTCATCCGACAGCTACGCGACCGGGGATATGCGTATTCTGATTGTGGAAGACAATGACGACTTGCGTCATTTCATGATCCGTCCGTTGGGCAAATGCTTCCAGGTAGCCACCGCCGCCGACGGAGTTGAAGCATGGGAATATATCCGGCAGGAAATCCCCGACCTGATTGTGTCGGACATCATGATGCCCCGCATGGACGGCTTCGAGCTGTGCCGCCTAGTGAAGTCGACTTTTGAAACGTCACATATCCCTATCATCCTGCTTACTGCCCTTTCCGAGAAGACTGCAGAATTGCGCGCTCTGGGACTGGGAGCAGACGATTATGTGACCAAACCGTTCAATATGAAAATACTGACACAACGTATCACTTCCATCATACGCAACCGCCGCGTCATTAGCGCGAAATTCATCGCAACCGGCTCTGTAATCGATGTAAATAACGAAACCGAAAAACCGACCAATATACTGAACGACGCTTTTGTGAAGCAAGCATTGGAAGTGGTCGTACGACATTTGGACGATGCGGATTTTGGCAAGGACAACTTTGCTAAGGAAATGGGTGTCAGCACATCACTGCTGTTCAAGAAAATGAAAGCGCTGACCGGCATGTCCGTTGTAGACTTCATACGCGACATACGCATGGAACACGCCATGAAACTCATTAAGGAAAATCGATACAACATCGGCGAGATAGCCTGCCAGTGCGGATTCTCCACTATCGGTTATTTCAGTACCAGCTTTAAAAAACATTTTGGCAAATCGCCCACTAGTTTCATGTCCTGA
- a CDS encoding TonB-dependent receptor translates to MKNVIEKFQKIPYLFMLMLFTSMSASAQFQVKGTIVSAKDAEPIIGVAIQENGTNNGTITDLTGSYSIQVRNSNSTITVSFVGLKPQTIHINGRNVINIQMEEDTKLLDEVVVVGYGVQKKSDLTGAIASVNGDDIKNLSTVDAGAALQGKAAGIQVLNTSGAPGSGASIRIRGYSSNSDKLGPLLIVDGLKVENIQYLDPSMIESMEVLKDAASAAIYGAQAGNGVVLITTKTGNSSNGRPKITYSFKAINQRLGKTPEIFGAKDWIKYKELSGYDMKTLCKSNGVDYDNPKETDWVKEVFDDSWATQHSVTFQDGNDKGHFFTSVNYIDNDGIVRGKKDTYTRLTGQLNADYQLYKWIKVGTNTSIEKWATRNITHQSAYGSMMAPTLLLDPLTPVYWDSVDDFTTDMKEQYNKNPETILVAPNGKYYATSKFQMDDNGNPILQRDRRNAKSSGFTIRGTAFADLTPIDGLVMTSRFSYHIAQTNDHDYSEPYYMNGQAKATDYSISASAKNNHYYQWENFANFNKTLFEKHNVGAMIGMSYTEYRSDDVSGSAAGTGGNKILSGDADNFKYLNFVNSAETTTKSIGNLPGLSTSLSYFGRFLYTYDNRYSLQFNYRADAFDTSKLPSDKRWGKFPSVAVGWNIGNEKFIADNISDDLLSFLKFRASWGRNGNVNVLSNYPYISPISYNAAWYQYGDNSAQHYGSYPSGLANPNLKWETSEQLDFGLDMRFFNDRLALGLDYFNKDTKDLLISTNPVPEVFVNSTIVNAGKINNRGFELEASWKDHIGGLKYNISANFSTLRNRVTYLYDDITRITSNKGGVDGTNNMVCSGFEEGHSIWYFRAYDYVGVNKETGAAQFRNHEGKIVSSSELSDQDMTDIGSAIPKYTYGLTINLEYKGFDFSVFGTGVGGNKIFNILYRADTPMRNSLKYYMDHAWSENNKNASMPAVADVAHDRYFWSSSASMFNGSYFKIKQILLGYTLPKALTKKAAIKELRFFVSLDDFFTFSNYPGMDPETATTSRNGGGGFDIGTYPTMKKCTFGASFAF, encoded by the coding sequence ATGAAAAATGTAATTGAGAAATTTCAGAAGATTCCTTACTTGTTTATGCTTATGCTTTTTACATCTATGTCAGCATCGGCACAATTTCAAGTCAAAGGTACAATCGTTTCAGCTAAAGATGCTGAGCCGATCATTGGTGTGGCTATTCAAGAGAATGGAACAAACAATGGTACTATTACCGATCTCACTGGTAGTTATTCGATTCAAGTACGGAACAGTAATTCAACTATTACTGTGTCTTTTGTGGGTTTGAAGCCTCAGACTATTCATATCAATGGTCGTAACGTTATCAACATCCAGATGGAAGAAGATACAAAACTTCTTGACGAAGTGGTGGTAGTAGGCTATGGTGTTCAGAAGAAGAGTGACCTTACAGGCGCTATTGCCTCGGTCAATGGAGACGACATCAAGAACCTTTCAACAGTAGATGCCGGTGCTGCCCTTCAGGGTAAGGCTGCCGGTATTCAGGTTTTGAACACATCCGGTGCTCCCGGTTCAGGTGCTTCAATTCGTATTCGTGGTTATTCATCAAATTCAGACAAACTTGGTCCTCTATTAATTGTCGATGGTTTAAAGGTGGAGAATATCCAGTATCTTGACCCTTCAATGATTGAATCTATGGAGGTTCTCAAGGATGCGGCTTCGGCTGCAATCTATGGCGCTCAGGCCGGTAATGGTGTTGTTCTCATTACAACAAAGACCGGCAATAGTTCGAATGGCCGCCCGAAGATAACGTATTCTTTCAAGGCGATCAATCAAAGGCTTGGCAAGACACCTGAGATTTTTGGTGCAAAAGACTGGATCAAATATAAGGAATTGTCCGGTTACGATATGAAGACTCTCTGCAAGAGCAATGGCGTTGACTATGACAACCCTAAAGAGACAGACTGGGTAAAGGAGGTATTTGACGATAGCTGGGCGACTCAGCATTCTGTTACATTCCAGGATGGTAATGACAAAGGCCATTTCTTCACTTCTGTAAACTACATTGACAACGATGGTATCGTACGTGGCAAGAAAGATACTTACACTCGTCTTACCGGTCAACTCAACGCAGACTATCAACTCTATAAATGGATTAAAGTTGGTACGAACACCTCTATCGAGAAGTGGGCTACTCGCAACATCACCCATCAGAGCGCTTATGGTTCTATGATGGCACCTACTCTTTTGCTTGACCCTCTGACTCCTGTATATTGGGATAGCGTTGATGACTTTACAACAGACATGAAGGAACAATATAACAAGAATCCTGAAACCATTCTCGTCGCTCCGAATGGTAAGTACTATGCTACTTCAAAGTTCCAGATGGATGACAATGGTAATCCTATCCTCCAACGTGACCGCCGCAATGCAAAGAGTTCCGGTTTCACAATTCGTGGAACAGCTTTTGCAGATTTAACTCCTATTGATGGTCTTGTGATGACATCTCGTTTTTCTTATCACATTGCACAGACCAATGACCATGATTATTCAGAGCCTTACTACATGAACGGTCAGGCTAAAGCTACAGATTATTCTATTTCAGCTTCAGCCAAAAATAATCACTATTATCAGTGGGAAAACTTTGCAAACTTCAACAAGACATTATTCGAAAAGCACAATGTCGGTGCCATGATTGGCATGTCATATACTGAATATCGCTCGGACGATGTCTCAGGTTCGGCTGCCGGTACAGGCGGCAACAAGATTCTCTCCGGTGATGCTGACAATTTCAAGTATCTCAACTTTGTAAACTCAGCTGAAACCACTACAAAGAGCATCGGCAACCTTCCGGGACTTTCTACAAGCCTCTCTTACTTCGGTCGTTTCCTCTATACTTACGACAATCGTTACAGTTTGCAGTTCAACTACCGTGCCGACGCATTTGATACTTCCAAACTTCCTTCTGACAAACGTTGGGGTAAGTTCCCTTCAGTTGCCGTAGGTTGGAACATCGGCAATGAAAAATTTATCGCGGACAACATCAGTGACGATCTTCTTTCATTCTTGAAGTTCCGTGCTTCTTGGGGACGCAACGGTAACGTCAATGTGCTTAGTAACTACCCATATATTTCGCCAATCAGTTACAATGCCGCTTGGTATCAATATGGTGATAACTCTGCTCAGCACTATGGTTCTTATCCTTCCGGTCTTGCTAATCCAAACCTCAAATGGGAAACATCCGAACAGTTGGATTTCGGTCTTGATATGCGTTTCTTCAACGACCGCTTGGCACTTGGTCTCGACTACTTTAACAAGGATACAAAAGACCTTCTTATATCTACCAACCCGGTTCCTGAAGTTTTTGTAAATTCGACTATAGTCAATGCCGGTAAAATTAACAATAGGGGATTTGAACTTGAAGCCTCTTGGAAGGATCATATTGGCGGCTTGAAGTATAATATCTCTGCTAACTTCTCTACTTTGAGAAACAGGGTTACTTATCTGTATGACGATATCACTCGTATCACTAGCAATAAAGGTGGTGTAGATGGTACCAATAATATGGTATGTAGCGGATTTGAGGAAGGTCACTCAATATGGTATTTCCGCGCATACGATTATGTAGGTGTGAATAAGGAGACAGGTGCAGCTCAATTCCGTAATCATGAGGGTAAAATCGTTTCCTCTTCAGAGTTGAGCGACCAGGATATGACTGATATAGGTAGTGCTATTCCAAAGTATACTTACGGTTTGACTATTAACTTGGAATATAAAGGTTTCGACTTCTCTGTATTTGGTACAGGTGTAGGAGGTAACAAGATTTTCAATATCCTTTATCGTGCAGATACCCCAATGCGTAACTCGCTGAAGTATTACATGGACCATGCTTGGAGCGAAAACAACAAGAATGCTTCTATGCCGGCTGTTGCTGACGTAGCTCATGATCGTTACTTCTGGAGTTCAAGTGCCTCGATGTTCAATGGTTCTTATTTCAAGATTAAACAGATCCTGTTAGGCTACACATTGCCTAAGGCACTCACTAAGAAAGCGGCTATTAAAGAGCTTCGCTTCTTCGTTTCTTTGGATGACTTCTTTACTTTCTCTAACTATCCCGGCATGGATCCGGAGACTGCAACAACTTCCAGAAATGGTGGTGGCGGATTTGATATTGGTACATATCCAACCATGAAGAAGTGTACATTCGGTGCAAGCTTTGCATTCTAA
- a CDS encoding RagB/SusD family nutrient uptake outer membrane protein — translation MKKIIYSLLGVAFLFSACEDRLDIEQKGVIAFGSFYKTDDDAENALNNLYQSFCLNIAGNEGVYVALPLLFDEAGDDMLAAGNMYGDNDFGAQINEFRYDSQNEVIKNTYWGLYGVIYDCNLILDNIEPATPVKKRVCAEARTLRAWSHLMLAIGWNCPPLVDHILNPSDKPANNAVEGGHDGLLEWCAKEAEAAVADLDERENPSDKVGASKVTKGFALTVAGKARLFKGDYAGAKADLKQVIASQKYELVPTERWPNLFHESGDLCEEMIFQANVIENAAVGDWSNKIQRTSWMWIQFWNWRTDKLATKPSFIGPDGWGGHSIRADFAERMLANDGNSPRRKATFLTGDEFLYEMDWNGTKGKNLTRAELEKSPDIGIKDPTGLYGFAGYFANKFVAWPEDNEKGWYGFKNLTIFRYAEVLLMYAEACAQTTDPDGLGLKCLQDIQNRAGSAHISTGLTLQEVKNEKSYEMWLEAVRFPDMVRWGDTDGIVNNGKDIPSTMDAFFTKDEPIHRLYVEKANPNKGKTGFVKGKHEYFAYPFAATSINPNLKQNPSGE, via the coding sequence ATGAAAAAAATAATATATTCCCTTTTAGGTGTTGCATTCCTTTTCAGTGCTTGCGAGGATCGTCTCGACATTGAACAGAAAGGTGTCATTGCGTTTGGTAGTTTTTATAAGACTGATGATGATGCAGAGAATGCACTCAACAATCTTTATCAGTCATTCTGTTTGAATATAGCTGGTAATGAAGGTGTTTATGTAGCTCTCCCTCTGCTTTTTGATGAGGCTGGCGATGATATGTTGGCAGCAGGTAACATGTATGGCGACAACGACTTTGGTGCACAGATTAACGAATTCCGCTATGACTCACAAAATGAAGTAATCAAGAATACATACTGGGGGCTCTATGGTGTGATTTACGATTGCAACCTTATCTTGGATAATATAGAACCCGCTACACCTGTTAAGAAACGGGTTTGTGCCGAAGCTCGTACACTGCGCGCTTGGTCGCATCTGATGCTTGCTATTGGTTGGAACTGTCCACCATTGGTTGATCATATTCTTAATCCTAGTGATAAACCGGCTAACAATGCGGTCGAAGGCGGACATGACGGACTGCTAGAATGGTGTGCCAAAGAAGCAGAGGCTGCAGTTGCTGACCTTGATGAACGTGAAAATCCATCAGATAAGGTTGGTGCCTCAAAGGTAACGAAGGGCTTCGCTCTTACTGTAGCTGGTAAGGCTCGATTGTTCAAAGGCGACTATGCCGGAGCGAAGGCTGACTTGAAGCAGGTTATTGCTTCACAAAAATACGAGCTCGTTCCTACTGAACGTTGGCCAAACTTGTTCCATGAATCAGGAGATCTTTGTGAGGAGATGATTTTCCAGGCCAACGTAATTGAAAATGCAGCTGTCGGTGACTGGAGTAACAAGATACAACGTACGTCCTGGATGTGGATCCAGTTCTGGAACTGGCGTACTGACAAGTTGGCTACCAAGCCTTCATTTATCGGTCCTGATGGTTGGGGTGGACACTCTATCCGTGCCGACTTTGCAGAACGTATGTTGGCAAACGATGGTAATTCACCACGTCGTAAAGCAACATTCCTCACTGGTGACGAATTCCTCTATGAAATGGACTGGAACGGTACCAAGGGTAAAAACTTGACTCGCGCAGAGCTTGAAAAATCTCCTGATATTGGTATCAAGGATCCAACAGGCCTCTATGGTTTTGCAGGTTATTTCGCCAACAAGTTCGTTGCGTGGCCTGAAGATAATGAAAAGGGGTGGTATGGATTCAAAAATCTCACCATCTTCCGTTATGCTGAAGTTCTCTTGATGTATGCTGAGGCTTGTGCACAGACTACTGACCCGGATGGTCTTGGCTTGAAATGTCTTCAGGATATCCAGAACCGCGCAGGTTCTGCTCATATCTCAACCGGACTTACACTTCAGGAAGTAAAGAACGAGAAGAGTTATGAAATGTGGCTTGAGGCAGTTCGCTTTCCCGATATGGTACGTTGGGGTGATACGGATGGCATCGTAAATAATGGTAAGGACATTCCATCTACCATGGATGCTTTCTTCACTAAAGATGAGCCAATTCATCGTCTTTATGTGGAGAAGGCAAATCCTAATAAGGGTAAGACAGGTTTTGTGAAGGGTAAACATGAGTATTTTGCATACCCATTTGCCGCAACTTCAATCAATCCTAACCTGAAACAGAACCCGAGTGGTGAATAA